A stretch of Haemophilus influenzae DNA encodes these proteins:
- the hslR gene encoding ribosome-associated heat shock protein Hsp15 translates to MAEKEVRLDKWLWAARFYKTRSIAKAMIESGKVHYNNQRAKVSKIVEVGAMLKLRQGNEEKEIKIIALSDQRRGAPEAQLLYQETESSVKKREEIEWARKNNSLSMPHPDRRPNKKERRDLLKFKHQDKFE, encoded by the coding sequence ATGGCAGAAAAAGAAGTCAGATTAGATAAATGGTTGTGGGCTGCCCGATTTTACAAAACACGGAGCATTGCTAAAGCGATGATTGAAAGTGGTAAAGTGCATTACAACAATCAACGTGCGAAAGTAAGTAAAATTGTGGAAGTGGGCGCAATGTTAAAACTTCGCCAGGGAAACGAAGAAAAAGAAATAAAAATTATCGCCTTAAGCGATCAACGCCGAGGTGCGCCAGAAGCACAATTACTCTATCAAGAAACCGAAAGTAGCGTGAAAAAAAGAGAAGAAATCGAGTGGGCAAGAAAAAATAATTCCCTTTCAATGCCCCATCCTGATCGTCGCCCAAATAAAAAAGAGCGGAGAGATTTATTGAAATTTAAACACCAAGATAAATTTGAATAA
- a CDS encoding phosphoglycolate phosphatase, with protein sequence MNTQFKLIGFDLDGTLVNSLPDLALSVNSALAEFDLPKAPEELVLTWIGNGAPVLIARALDWAKKQTGKVLTETEVKQVTERFNFYYGENLCNVSRLYPNVKETLEILKEKGYVLAVVTNKPTKHVQPVLAAFGIDHLFSEMLGGQSLPVIKPHPGPLYYLCGKFGFEPRQVLFVGDSKNDIIAGHAAGCAVVGLTYGYNYNIPITESNPDWVFDDFAQLLSIL encoded by the coding sequence ATGAACACACAATTTAAACTTATTGGCTTTGATTTAGATGGCACCTTGGTAAATAGCCTGCCTGATTTAGCGTTATCCGTAAATTCTGCTTTGGCTGAATTTGATTTACCGAAAGCGCCAGAAGAATTAGTTTTAACTTGGATCGGTAATGGCGCGCCTGTATTAATTGCTCGAGCGTTAGATTGGGCGAAAAAACAAACAGGAAAAGTGCTAACTGAAACAGAGGTTAAGCAAGTAACAGAACGTTTTAATTTTTATTATGGCGAGAATTTATGTAATGTCAGCCGCTTGTATCCAAATGTAAAAGAAACTTTAGAAATCCTGAAAGAAAAAGGCTATGTCCTAGCAGTTGTTACCAATAAACCCACAAAACATGTTCAACCTGTGTTGGCAGCATTTGGCATTGATCATTTATTTAGTGAAATGTTAGGTGGCCAGTCTTTACCTGTCATTAAACCACATCCAGGTCCGCTTTATTATTTATGCGGAAAATTTGGTTTTGAACCACGCCAAGTGCTTTTCGTAGGCGATTCTAAAAATGATATTATCGCAGGCCACGCTGCAGGCTGTGCAGTTGTTGGTTTAACTTACGGCTACAATTACAATATCCCTATCACTGAATCCAATCCAGATTGGGTGTTTGATGATTTTGCCCAGCTATTAAGTATTCTTTAA
- the asnC gene encoding transcriptional regulator AsnC, giving the protein MHNIDSLDQKILRVLTKDARTPYAEMAKNFGVSPGTIHVRVEKMRQSGIIKGTKVIIDERKLGYDVCCFIGIILKSAKDYEKVIKKLESFDEVVEAYYTTGNYSIFLKVMTHTIAELHSVLATKIQLIDEIQSTETLISMQNPILRDIKP; this is encoded by the coding sequence ATGCACAACATTGATAGTTTAGATCAAAAAATATTACGTGTACTCACTAAAGATGCGAGAACACCATACGCAGAAATGGCTAAAAATTTTGGTGTTAGTCCAGGAACGATTCACGTTCGGGTCGAAAAAATGCGTCAATCGGGCATTATTAAAGGCACAAAAGTAATTATTGATGAACGTAAATTAGGCTATGATGTATGTTGTTTTATCGGCATTATTCTAAAAAGCGCAAAAGATTATGAAAAAGTGATCAAAAAGCTAGAAAGTTTTGATGAAGTAGTCGAGGCCTATTATACAACGGGCAATTACTCGATTTTCTTAAAGGTGATGACACACACAATTGCAGAATTACATTCCGTTTTGGCGACCAAGATTCAGTTAATTGATGAAATTCAATCCACTGAAACCTTGATTTCAATGCAAAATCCAATTTTGCGAGATATTAAACCTTAA
- the zwf gene encoding glucose-6-phosphate dehydrogenase, giving the protein MQTDNNCIVIFGASGDLTHRKLIPALYNLYKIGRLSENFSVLGVARSDLNDETFRKKMREALIHNEETTPDTLDAFCSHLYYQAVNTSDAQDYGKLVPRLDELHDKYQTCGNTLYYMSTPPSLYGVIPECLAAHGLNTEEYGWKRIIVEKPFGYDEKTAQALDVQIHRFFEEHQIYRIDHYLGKETVQNLLVLRFSNGWFEPLWNRNFIDYVEITGAESIGVEERGGYYDGSGAMRDMFQNHLLQVLAMVAMEPPAIINANSMRDEVAKVMHSLRPLTSEDMENNLVLGQYTAAEINGKMEKGYLEEKGVPADSRTETYISLRCEIENWRWAGVPFYVRTGKRLPARVTEIVIHFKTTPHPVFSQNAPENKLIIRIQPDEAISMRFGLKKPGAGFEAKEVSMDFRYADLAGTQVLTAYERLLLDAMKGDATLFARTDAVHAAWKFVQPILDYKANGGRIHEYEAGTWGPVAADKLIAKQGKVWRKPSGLMKKKV; this is encoded by the coding sequence ATGCAAACTGATAATAATTGTATCGTCATTTTTGGCGCGTCTGGTGACTTAACTCATCGTAAACTCATTCCAGCCCTTTATAATCTCTACAAAATCGGGCGTTTGAGTGAAAACTTTTCCGTTCTTGGTGTTGCACGTTCTGACTTGAACGATGAAACTTTCCGCAAAAAAATGCGTGAGGCGTTAATTCATAATGAAGAAACAACACCTGACACTTTAGATGCTTTCTGCTCTCATCTTTATTACCAAGCAGTGAATACTTCGGATGCTCAAGATTACGGCAAACTTGTTCCACGTTTAGACGAACTTCACGATAAATATCAAACCTGTGGTAACACCCTTTACTATATGTCCACTCCGCCAAGTCTTTATGGCGTGATTCCTGAGTGTTTGGCTGCACATGGTTTAAATACGGAAGAATATGGCTGGAAACGTATTATCGTTGAAAAACCTTTTGGTTACGATGAAAAAACAGCGCAAGCATTAGACGTACAAATCCACCGTTTCTTTGAAGAACACCAAATTTATCGTATCGACCATTATTTAGGTAAAGAAACCGTTCAAAACTTGCTCGTATTACGTTTTTCAAATGGTTGGTTTGAACCGCTTTGGAACCGTAATTTCATTGATTATGTAGAAATTACTGGTGCAGAATCTATTGGCGTGGAAGAGCGCGGGGGCTATTATGATGGTTCTGGCGCAATGCGAGATATGTTCCAAAACCATTTATTACAAGTCCTTGCTATGGTTGCAATGGAGCCGCCAGCGATTATTAACGCGAATTCAATGCGTGATGAAGTGGCAAAAGTGATGCATAGTTTGCGTCCATTAACTTCGGAGGATATGGAGAATAACCTTGTTTTGGGTCAATACACTGCGGCTGAAATTAACGGCAAAATGGAAAAAGGCTATCTAGAAGAAAAAGGTGTGCCTGCAGATTCTCGTACTGAAACCTACATCTCATTGCGTTGTGAAATTGAAAACTGGCGTTGGGCTGGCGTGCCGTTCTATGTTCGTACGGGTAAACGCTTACCAGCTCGTGTGACTGAAATTGTGATCCATTTTAAAACTACGCCACATCCTGTATTCAGCCAAAATGCACCAGAGAATAAATTGATTATTCGTATTCAACCTGATGAAGCTATTTCAATGCGTTTTGGTTTGAAAAAACCAGGTGCAGGTTTTGAGGCGAAAGAAGTATCAATGGATTTCCGTTATGCAGATTTAGCAGGCACGCAAGTATTAACCGCTTATGAACGTTTATTGTTGGATGCGATGAAAGGCGATGCAACCTTGTTTGCTCGTACTGATGCTGTGCATGCTGCATGGAAATTTGTGCAACCGATTTTAGATTACAAAGCCAATGGTGGTCGTATTCACGAATATGAAGCTGGCACTTGGGGGCCTGTTGCAGCTGATAAATTAATCGCAAAACAAGGCAAAGTGTGGCGTAAACCAAGTGGATTGATGAAGAAAAAAGTTTAA
- a CDS encoding OPT family oligopeptide transporter, translating into MHNENLKELTVRGIILGALITVIFTASNVYLGLKVGVIFASSIPAAVISMAVLKFFKDSSILENNMVQTQASSAGTLSSVIFVLPGLLMMGYWQDFPFWQTMLICAAGGTLGVLFTIPLRRAMVVNSNLPYPEGVAAAEILKAGNHADGDSGVKDIAYGGVLAGLVAFLTNGLRVMADGASAWIQTGKAAFQLPMGFSLALLGAGYLIGIVGGIAMLIGVILTWGVAVPYFTMSEDIAADASLIDSAMTVWKTKVRYIGVGTIGIAAIWTLLILMKPMIEGMVHSFRMLKGGQEASEHRIDIDLSPKTMIYILIATVALIVISLHHFIAAAPISPELSILLVVVCTFLAVFIGFFVAAASGYMAGLVGSSSSPISGIGIISVIVISLVLVSIGNASGLFETVDGQKFLTALTLFTASIVITTACISNDNLQDLKTGLLVEATPWRQQVALIIGCFVGALVIAPVLEILYHAYGFSGALPRPDMDPSQALSAPQATLMTAISQGIFTNKLEWTYILTGVGLGAVLITIDAFLKKVSNKVFSLPVIAVGIGIYLPPSINTPVIVGAFLAWIMARHIAKLGNKEVSAKAERFGTLFSAGLIVGESLMGVILAFIIAASVTTGGSEAPLSLNLENWDTIGEWFGLIVFIVGIVIFASRVLRAKKI; encoded by the coding sequence ATGCATAACGAAAACTTAAAAGAATTGACCGTTCGAGGAATTATCCTCGGTGCATTGATTACGGTAATTTTCACTGCATCCAATGTGTATCTCGGTCTAAAAGTGGGGGTGATATTTGCGTCATCTATTCCAGCGGCCGTCATTTCTATGGCAGTACTCAAATTTTTCAAAGATTCTAGCATTCTTGAAAATAATATGGTGCAAACTCAAGCATCTTCAGCAGGTACGCTTTCTTCGGTGATCTTCGTCTTGCCTGGTTTATTAATGATGGGCTACTGGCAAGATTTCCCATTCTGGCAAACGATGTTGATTTGTGCAGCTGGTGGTACATTGGGCGTGTTATTCACTATTCCATTACGCCGTGCAATGGTGGTAAATAGTAATTTACCTTATCCTGAAGGGGTAGCCGCTGCAGAAATTTTGAAAGCAGGTAATCATGCAGATGGCGACAGCGGTGTGAAAGATATTGCTTACGGTGGTGTTTTAGCAGGATTAGTGGCATTTTTAACTAATGGTTTACGCGTGATGGCTGATGGTGCAAGTGCTTGGATTCAAACAGGAAAAGCGGCGTTCCAATTACCAATGGGCTTTTCACTTGCCTTACTCGGTGCGGGTTATTTAATTGGTATCGTGGGCGGTATCGCAATGTTGATCGGTGTTATTTTGACTTGGGGTGTGGCAGTGCCATATTTCACAATGTCAGAAGATATTGCCGCGGATGCAAGTTTAATTGATTCTGCGATGACTGTTTGGAAAACCAAAGTGCGTTATATTGGTGTGGGTACAATTGGCATTGCTGCGATTTGGACATTGCTGATTTTAATGAAACCAATGATTGAAGGAATGGTTCATTCTTTCCGTATGCTGAAAGGTGGGCAAGAGGCATCAGAACATCGTATTGATATTGACCTTTCTCCAAAAACAATGATTTATATCTTAATTGCGACGGTTGCGCTAATTGTTATTTCATTACATCACTTTATTGCGGCGGCACCAATTTCGCCTGAGCTTTCCATTTTATTAGTGGTAGTTTGTACTTTCTTAGCGGTATTTATCGGCTTCTTTGTGGCAGCGGCTTCTGGTTATATGGCTGGTTTAGTGGGTTCATCTTCAAGCCCAATTTCTGGTATCGGAATTATTTCTGTTATCGTGATTTCATTAGTATTGGTGTCAATCGGTAATGCCTCGGGCTTATTTGAAACTGTAGATGGTCAGAAATTTTTAACCGCACTTACATTGTTTACGGCATCTATCGTAATCACTACAGCTTGTATTTCTAATGATAATCTACAAGATTTAAAAACGGGTTTATTAGTTGAAGCAACACCTTGGCGACAACAAGTTGCATTAATTATCGGCTGCTTTGTCGGTGCACTTGTTATTGCGCCAGTATTAGAAATCTTATATCACGCGTATGGTTTCAGTGGTGCATTGCCACGTCCAGATATGGATCCTTCACAAGCCTTATCTGCACCACAAGCAACGTTAATGACCGCCATTTCTCAAGGTATTTTCACAAATAAATTGGAATGGACTTACATCTTAACTGGTGTGGGTTTAGGTGCTGTGTTAATTACGATTGATGCATTTTTGAAAAAAGTCAGCAACAAAGTCTTTAGCTTGCCAGTTATTGCTGTGGGGATTGGTATTTACTTACCACCATCAATTAATACGCCTGTGATTGTTGGTGCATTCCTAGCGTGGATTATGGCTCGCCATATTGCAAAACTTGGTAACAAAGAAGTGTCAGCTAAAGCAGAACGTTTCGGTACGCTTTTCTCTGCAGGTTTAATTGTAGGCGAAAGTTTAATGGGTGTCATTTTAGCATTCATTATTGCGGCTTCTGTTACCACTGGTGGTTCTGAAGCGCCATTATCCTTAAATCTTGAAAACTGGGATACAATTGGCGAGTGGTTCGGTTTAATCGTATTTATCGTGGGCATTGTGATTTTTGCATCTCGCGTATTACGTGCGAAAAAAATCTGA
- the gnd gene encoding decarboxylating NADP(+)-dependent phosphogluconate dehydrogenase gives MSVKGDIGVIGLAVMGQNLILNMNDHGFKVVAYNRTTSKVDEFLQGAAKGTNIIGAYSLEDLTAKLEKPRKVMLMVRAGDVVDQFIDALLPHLEEGDIIIDGGNSNYPDTNRRVKALAEKGIRFIGSGVSGGEEGARHGPSIMPGGNQEAWQYVKPIFQAISAKTEQGEPCCDWVGGEGAGHFVKMVHNGIEYGDMQLICEAYQFLKEGLGLSYEEMQAIFAEWKNTELDSYLIDITTDILGYKDASGEPLVEKILDTAGQKGTGKWTGINALDFGIPLTLITESVFARCVSSFKDQRVAANQLFGKTITPVEGDKKVWIEAVRKALLASKIISYAQGFMLIREASEQFGWDINYGATALLWREGCIIRSRFLGNIRDAYEANPNLVFLGSDSYFKGILENALSDWRKVVAKSIEVGIPMPCMASAITFLDGYTSARLPANLLQAQRDYFGAHTYERTDKPRGEFFHTNWTGRGGNTASTTYDV, from the coding sequence ATGTCAGTAAAAGGCGACATCGGTGTTATCGGCTTAGCCGTAATGGGGCAAAACCTCATTTTAAATATGAATGATCATGGCTTTAAAGTTGTGGCGTATAATCGTACCACCTCAAAAGTGGATGAATTTTTACAAGGTGCAGCAAAAGGCACGAATATTATCGGTGCATACTCTTTAGAAGATTTAACCGCTAAATTAGAAAAACCACGTAAAGTGATGTTAATGGTGCGCGCAGGCGATGTGGTGGATCAATTTATTGACGCATTATTACCACATTTAGAAGAAGGCGACATCATTATTGATGGCGGTAACTCAAACTATCCAGATACGAACCGTCGAGTGAAAGCCTTGGCGGAGAAAGGTATTCGCTTTATCGGTTCGGGTGTGTCTGGTGGCGAAGAAGGGGCGCGTCACGGGCCTTCAATTATGCCGGGCGGTAATCAAGAAGCGTGGCAGTATGTGAAACCTATTTTCCAAGCAATCTCAGCTAAAACAGAACAAGGCGAACCTTGTTGTGACTGGGTCGGCGGCGAAGGTGCTGGTCATTTTGTGAAAATGGTTCACAATGGTATTGAATATGGCGATATGCAGTTAATTTGCGAAGCATACCAATTCTTAAAAGAAGGTTTAGGCTTAAGCTATGAAGAAATGCAAGCCATCTTCGCAGAATGGAAAAATACTGAACTTGATAGCTATTTAATCGATATCACCACTGACATTCTTGGCTATAAAGATGCAAGTGGAGAACCTTTAGTCGAAAAAATCTTGGATACTGCGGGTCAAAAAGGGACAGGTAAATGGACAGGTATCAATGCGTTAGATTTTGGTATTCCATTAACTTTAATCACTGAATCCGTTTTTGCACGCTGCGTGTCTTCCTTTAAAGATCAACGTGTTGCGGCTAATCAATTATTCGGCAAAACTATTACACCAGTTGAAGGCGACAAAAAAGTATGGATTGAAGCGGTACGTAAGGCATTATTAGCGTCAAAAATTATTTCTTACGCACAAGGCTTTATGCTGATTCGTGAAGCCTCTGAACAATTTGGTTGGGATATTAACTATGGTGCAACTGCGTTGTTATGGCGTGAAGGTTGTATCATTCGTAGCCGTTTCTTAGGTAATATTCGCGATGCTTATGAAGCAAATCCAAATCTTGTTTTCTTAGGTTCAGATAGCTACTTCAAAGGCATTTTAGAAAACGCATTAAGTGACTGGCGTAAAGTGGTGGCAAAATCTATCGAAGTGGGTATCCCAATGCCTTGTATGGCGTCTGCGATTACTTTCTTAGATGGCTATACTTCAGCACGTTTACCAGCAAACTTATTGCAAGCACAACGCGACTACTTCGGTGCTCATACTTATGAACGCACAGATAAACCTCGTGGCGAGTTTTTCCACACCAACTGGACTGGTCGTGGCGGTAATACAGCATCAACTACTTATGATGTGTAG
- the asnA gene encoding aspartate--ammonia ligase, protein MKKTFILQQQEISFVKNTFTQNLIEQLGIIEVQGPILSQVGNGMQDNLSGIEKAVQVNVKCIPNAVFEVVHSLAKWKRHTLARFNFKEDEGLFVHMKALRPDEDSLDPTHSVYVDQWDWEKVIPEGRRNFAYLKETVNSIYRAIRLTELAVEARFDIPSILPKQITFVHSEDLVKRYPDLSSKERENAICKEYGAVFLIGIGGKLSDGKPHDGRAPDYDDWTTESENGYKGLNGDILVWNDQLGKAFELSSMGIRVDESALRLQVGLTGDEDHLKMDWHQDLLNGKLPLTIGGGIGQSRLAMLLLRKKHIGEVQSSVWPKEMLEEFSNIL, encoded by the coding sequence ATGAAAAAGACATTTATTTTACAACAACAAGAAATCAGCTTTGTGAAGAACACTTTTACCCAAAATCTTATTGAGCAACTTGGCATTATTGAAGTGCAAGGCCCAATTTTGAGCCAAGTGGGTAACGGAATGCAAGATAACCTATCAGGCATTGAAAAAGCCGTACAGGTTAATGTGAAATGTATTCCAAATGCGGTGTTTGAAGTTGTGCATTCTCTTGCGAAATGGAAACGCCATACATTAGCTCGTTTCAACTTTAAAGAAGACGAAGGCTTGTTTGTTCATATGAAAGCATTGCGTCCCGATGAAGATTCTCTTGATCCCACGCACTCTGTTTATGTAGATCAATGGGACTGGGAAAAAGTGATTCCTGAAGGTCGTCGTAATTTTGCATACTTAAAAGAAACAGTAAATTCTATTTATCGTGCTATTCGTTTAACAGAATTAGCCGTAGAAGCACGTTTTGATATTCCTTCCATTCTTCCAAAACAGATTACCTTTGTGCATAGCGAAGATTTAGTAAAACGCTATCCAGATTTAAGCAGTAAAGAGCGTGAAAACGCAATTTGTAAAGAATACGGTGCAGTATTCTTAATCGGGATTGGCGGCAAACTTTCAGATGGCAAACCTCATGATGGTCGTGCACCAGATTATGATGACTGGACAACAGAATCTGAAAATGGCTACAAAGGTTTAAACGGCGACATTTTGGTATGGAACGACCAATTAGGCAAAGCCTTTGAACTTTCCTCAATGGGTATCCGCGTAGATGAAAGTGCATTACGCTTACAAGTTGGCTTAACAGGCGATGAAGACCATTTAAAAATGGATTGGCACCAAGATTTATTAAACGGGAAATTGCCATTAACTATCGGCGGTGGTATCGGTCAATCTCGCTTAGCGATGCTTTTACTTCGTAAAAAACATATCGGTGAAGTGCAATCAAGCGTATGGCCAAAAGAAATGTTAGAAGAATTTTCAAACATTCTTTAA
- a CDS encoding glucose-6-phosphate 1-dehydrogenase family protein yields MLSLTTESCELFNIPFYQFAQMKKFCPEDIPAIKADYKLHWDNWKAIIQSVSAQLGTPFAKPYIESWSNGWQVRAHFFAYFKYEFNQNSAAIFSVLLNRRRLRVCLDWHCYRADRSQINVQQYNQWLDQFDSKKFADFEIWREDESEYDDFRQVKVISEKNLILRSDEDFWCIGKSIEKAELNQIDPVLFITHTIQQLQPLYDRCHQ; encoded by the coding sequence ATGCTCTCGCTTACGACTGAATCTTGCGAACTGTTCAACATTCCTTTCTACCAATTCGCCCAAATGAAAAAATTCTGCCCAGAAGATATTCCAGCGATTAAAGCGGATTACAAATTACATTGGGATAATTGGAAAGCGATAATTCAATCTGTTTCAGCACAACTCGGTACGCCTTTTGCGAAACCGTATATTGAAAGCTGGAGCAATGGTTGGCAAGTGCGGGCTCATTTCTTCGCTTATTTTAAATACGAGTTTAACCAAAATTCTGCCGCAATCTTTTCTGTGCTATTAAATCGTCGCCGACTAAGAGTGTGTTTAGATTGGCATTGCTATCGTGCAGATCGCTCACAAATTAATGTGCAACAATATAATCAGTGGCTTGATCAATTTGATTCCAAAAAATTTGCTGATTTTGAGATTTGGCGAGAGGATGAAAGTGAATATGATGATTTTCGCCAAGTGAAGGTCATTTCTGAAAAAAATCTGATCTTACGTTCAGATGAGGATTTTTGGTGCATTGGGAAAAGTATTGAAAAAGCCGAATTAAATCAAATAGATCCCGTTTTATTTATTACACACACCATTCAACAATTACAACCGCTTTACGATCGCTGCCATCAATAA
- the cysQ gene encoding 3'(2'),5'-bisphosphate nucleotidase CysQ, whose protein sequence is MLTLNEHLLNQVLLIAYQAGKHLQQFYQKQVHVELKEDNTPVTEADLFVSQFLTEKLTALFPNVPVLSEENCHISFEERKNWKEYWLIDPLDGTQQFINRTDQFSVLITLVRKNKPVLSIIHAPILSITYYAMRDFGAFKKQLDQVKKLTKNTTNFDRPLRIAVGATTSQEKVRSILPKDFTCEFVVVGSSSLKSGLVAEGAVDCYVRLGQTGEWDTAGAEVLLNETHGAIFDSHFEPLTYNQRETLINPHFVMVGDQSFDWRSVFQFN, encoded by the coding sequence ATGCTGACGCTAAACGAACATTTACTTAACCAAGTATTGCTGATTGCTTACCAAGCGGGTAAGCATTTGCAACAGTTTTATCAAAAACAGGTTCATGTTGAATTGAAAGAAGACAACACGCCTGTGACGGAAGCGGATCTTTTTGTGAGCCAATTTTTAACCGAAAAATTGACCGCACTTTTCCCTAATGTCCCTGTTCTTTCGGAAGAAAATTGCCATATTTCCTTTGAAGAACGTAAAAATTGGAAAGAATATTGGTTGATTGATCCTCTTGATGGCACACAACAATTTATTAATCGTACCGATCAATTTTCTGTGTTGATAACCTTAGTTCGTAAAAATAAACCCGTGTTAAGCATTATTCATGCGCCAATTTTATCAATAACTTATTATGCAATGCGTGATTTCGGAGCGTTTAAAAAACAACTGGATCAGGTAAAAAAACTCACTAAAAACACGACGAATTTTGACCGCCCTTTACGAATTGCGGTAGGTGCAACCACTTCACAAGAAAAAGTGCGGTCGATTTTGCCGAAGGATTTTACTTGTGAATTTGTTGTGGTTGGTTCAAGTAGCTTAAAAAGCGGTTTGGTGGCTGAAGGTGCAGTAGATTGTTATGTTCGTTTAGGACAAACAGGCGAATGGGATACCGCTGGCGCAGAAGTGTTGCTGAATGAAACTCACGGTGCCATTTTTGACTCTCATTTTGAGCCTTTAACCTATAACCAACGCGAAACATTGATTAATCCGCATTTTGTTATGGTGGGCGATCAATCGTTCGATTGGCGTTCTGTCTTTCAATTTAATTGA
- the pgl gene encoding 6-phosphogluconolactonase, translating to MNYISFPTAQHAVDKIAQEFVIYSQLNHPVHISLSGGSTPKLLFKTLAKSPYAEQINWKNLHFWWGDDRMVPPSDPESNYGEVQKLLFDHIQIPMENIHRIRGENEPHFELKRFEEELSAVIPNGVFDWIILGMGTDGHTASLFPHQTSFDDENRAVIAKHPESGQIRISKTAKLIEQAKRITYLVTGESKADILKEIQTTPVDNLPYPAAKIKAKNGVTEWYLDKAAARLL from the coding sequence ATGAACTATATCAGCTTCCCAACTGCTCAACATGCAGTCGATAAAATTGCACAAGAATTTGTGATTTATAGTCAATTAAATCATCCTGTACATATTTCCCTTTCTGGTGGTTCGACGCCTAAGTTATTATTTAAAACCCTAGCCAAATCACCTTATGCGGAACAAATTAACTGGAAAAATCTGCATTTTTGGTGGGGAGATGATCGTATGGTTCCGCCATCTGATCCTGAAAGTAACTATGGCGAAGTGCAAAAACTTTTATTCGATCATATTCAAATTCCAATGGAAAATATCCATCGAATTCGTGGCGAAAATGAACCGCACTTTGAACTAAAACGTTTCGAAGAAGAATTAAGTGCGGTCATTCCAAACGGTGTTTTTGATTGGATTATTTTAGGCATGGGGACAGACGGTCATACTGCTTCTCTCTTCCCACATCAAACTAGTTTTGATGATGAAAACCGAGCTGTCATTGCTAAGCATCCTGAAAGTGGTCAAATTCGCATTTCTAAAACAGCTAAACTCATTGAACAAGCCAAACGCATTACCTATTTGGTAACGGGTGAAAGCAAGGCGGATATTTTAAAAGAAATCCAAACGACTCCAGTTGATAACCTACCTTACCCTGCTGCCAAAATTAAAGCAAAAAATGGGGTGACGGAGTGGTATTTGGATAAAGCAGCGGCAAGGCTGCTCTAA
- a CDS encoding transposase: MTTKYNAGIHHRRSIRLKHYNYRSEGFYFITICCKNKECLFGHIINQQMQLNDLGNYVKQCWENIPMFFPQVRIDEFVIMPNHLHGIIEIIEQVKGKCNLPLQLRATQLPQKGTSQTIGSIVRGFKAGVTSWARKNSEIFDVWQRNYYEHIIRDEKSYLQIYEYIQNNPILWEQDQLYVD; encoded by the coding sequence ATGACTACGAAATATAATGCAGGTATTCATCATCGAAGATCGATTCGTTTAAAACATTATAATTATCGTTCTGAAGGATTTTATTTCATCACCATTTGTTGTAAAAATAAAGAATGTCTATTTGGGCATATCATTAATCAACAAATGCAATTAAATGATTTAGGGAATTACGTAAAACAGTGTTGGGAAAATATTCCAATGTTCTTTCCACAAGTACGAATTGATGAATTTGTTATTATGCCAAATCATTTACACGGTATTATTGAAATTATTGAACAGGTAAAGGGCAAATGTAATTTGCCCCTACAATTGAGAGCAACACAGTTGCCACAAAAGGGAACATCTCAAACAATTGGCTCAATAGTTCGTGGATTTAAAGCAGGTGTAACATCTTGGGCAAGAAAAAATAGTGAAATTTTTGATGTTTGGCAGCGAAATTATTATGAACATATTATTCGTGATGAAAAATCCTATTTGCAGATTTATGAATATATTCAAAATAATCCTATTTTATGGGAACAAGATCAATTATATGTAGATTAA